One window of Sphingobacteriales bacterium genomic DNA carries:
- a CDS encoding PASTA domain-containing protein encodes MSTFVQFVFTKYFWRHIGLMVAASAILVGMIFLMLNHYTHHGESITVPDIRKLTLEQVEQRLESLNLRYTVLDSAYSLELPPTGVIDQTPKPGEKVKENRRIYLTVNAVNAPLVPIPNIIDASLRSAEVQLETAGLRVGEQIRVPDLAKNAVLDLKMNNVSVAPGTKVPKGTAIDLVLGDGLGNMRITVPNLVGLTFLQAKLALRGYSLNVGLVTKEEHIVDLENALVVRQSPDGGTDGDRLITVGEPVDLFVRENPESPALKMGDTIDQVTPQTLPDNTNNSNSH; translated from the coding sequence ATGTCAACATTTGTTCAGTTTGTTTTTACTAAGTACTTTTGGAGGCATATCGGACTGATGGTAGCGGCTTCTGCCATATTGGTTGGAATGATATTTTTAATGCTCAACCATTACACCCATCATGGAGAAAGCATAACAGTTCCTGATATCCGAAAACTTACTCTTGAACAGGTAGAGCAACGCCTCGAAAGTTTAAATTTAAGATATACAGTTTTAGACTCTGCCTATTCATTAGAACTGCCACCCACCGGAGTTATTGACCAAACACCCAAACCCGGTGAAAAAGTTAAAGAAAACCGAAGGATATATCTGACTGTCAATGCGGTTAATGCACCATTAGTGCCGATACCCAATATTATTGATGCCTCCCTGAGAAGTGCAGAAGTTCAGTTGGAAACTGCCGGACTGAGAGTAGGGGAACAAATCAGAGTGCCTGATTTGGCCAAAAACGCTGTTTTAGACCTTAAAATGAATAATGTAAGCGTAGCACCCGGAACCAAAGTGCCAAAAGGCACAGCAATTGATTTGGTATTGGGTGATGGTTTGGGCAATATGCGGATTACTGTGCCTAATCTGGTAGGACTGACCTTTTTACAAGCAAAACTGGCACTAAGAGGCTATTCCCTCAATGTAGGTTTAGTTACCAAAGAAGAACATATCGTTGACCTTGAAAATGCACTTGTCGTTCGTCAAAGCCCTGATGGCGGAACAGATGGAGACCGGTTGATTACTGTAGGTGAACCGGTAGATTTGTTTGTTCGCGAAAACCCGGAAAGTCCGGCATTAAAAATGGGAGATACCATAGACCAGGTTACTCCTCAGACATTACCAGATAATACCAACAATTCTAATAGCCACTAA
- a CDS encoding T9SS type A sorting domain-containing protein, translating to MKNSTKQPRFLLYLILSLTFYLPLSAQEFLLPLKYNQHERPVIREEVKGFRRNFDKACLGVLDFNPFVSSSNSPSECLEDDGNITVLIENGQPPYSFTLTSPIGINQASGATTLPEFTFDQLPSGPYFITVTDNLGNLVVLRYELDDINIAPIKRQNWDATKKNAFCNSLGSLRKIFDTDVSINYRLYDYQNNLVHNYVTQSALASNLPTGIYYIRSNKEGEKCYSYYIIEIFEEPTISLPFTEDFSTSWVYPDPQIWIDDRALINDTYSINPPSIGVATLDGLNQYGNPYIPVVDGSDLIDGIGDVLTSRPICLADAGLVEGDTVFLRFFYQAEGYGDFPNPGDSLVLETYIPRVRDSSFVVTTLVDGFHIKYDDDANNTGADIDINIEVPAVNMINYDPDTHVFFVDGAGNSIYLDFTNPDATLTYVNDTILSVNQDFTVEVKDTTWVPQWGIDGLSASETPEFLSAIVKISDPNTFFNGFRFRFRNRATVSGNNDHWNIDYVQASTELPSIYPLLQDVAFVDPAPPMLKNYSAMPWSHFYPFIDKELAPSIDVPIKVRNNDLGFANRTLTHTINDVCSETELYLYNAGTADVLGSIENIVTTSAVFIKDDIAAALNSNSALFEGKDTIIFENIWRLNVSVGSTELNYNNDTIYQYQQFANYFAYDDGTAERAYGLYGTGAQLACQYVLNHPDTLRALQINFVNMNSNVSNHEFTIRVWRRINVDIETGLPLAVPVLDELIYEGETINMPRYLNQINGFWTYLLDEPLPVPYDTLYIGIEQRFENLLNIGLDRNNDASGKLFYNTGGQWLGSIYDGALMMRPVVGSALPDGNLNVGIDNPQLPLSPFDISLYPNPANELLYIRLPSSLEVFNWLDVQVFDLMGRLVMSDKLQNNQISVNHLPSGMYVLRLLNWDMEMVGTSKFFKQ from the coding sequence ATGAAAAACTCAACAAAACAACCCCGTTTTTTACTATATCTGATTCTTTCTTTGACTTTTTACCTTCCTTTATCTGCACAGGAATTTCTCCTTCCATTGAAATACAATCAGCATGAACGCCCCGTCATTAGAGAAGAGGTAAAGGGATTTCGGCGAAACTTCGATAAGGCTTGCTTGGGGGTATTAGATTTTAACCCCTTTGTTTCATCTTCAAATTCTCCATCAGAATGTTTAGAAGATGATGGCAATATTACAGTGTTGATTGAAAACGGGCAACCTCCTTATTCTTTTACCCTTACTTCTCCAATCGGAATAAATCAGGCTTCAGGAGCAACCACTTTACCTGAATTTACCTTTGACCAATTACCTTCCGGCCCCTATTTTATCACTGTTACAGACAATCTCGGAAATCTGGTTGTTTTGCGATATGAACTTGATGATATAAATATAGCTCCTATCAAACGGCAAAACTGGGATGCCACCAAGAAAAATGCGTTCTGTAACTCTCTGGGTAGTTTGCGAAAAATATTTGACACAGATGTCAGCATCAATTATCGCCTTTATGACTACCAAAACAATTTAGTGCACAATTATGTAACACAAAGTGCTTTAGCATCAAATCTCCCCACCGGAATTTATTATATCCGAAGTAACAAAGAAGGGGAGAAATGCTATTCTTATTATATCATAGAGATTTTTGAAGAGCCTACAATCTCATTGCCGTTTACTGAAGACTTTTCAACTTCCTGGGTCTATCCCGATCCTCAAATCTGGATAGATGACCGAGCTCTGATCAATGATACTTATTCCATAAACCCACCCAGTATTGGGGTTGCAACATTAGATGGTTTAAACCAGTACGGAAATCCTTATATTCCGGTTGTTGATGGCAGTGATCTGATTGATGGTATAGGAGATGTGCTGACTTCCCGTCCGATTTGTTTGGCTGATGCGGGATTAGTAGAGGGAGATACCGTGTTTCTTCGCTTTTTTTACCAGGCCGAAGGGTATGGAGATTTTCCTAATCCGGGAGATAGCTTAGTACTTGAAACTTATATTCCAAGAGTTAGGGACAGCAGTTTTGTAGTAACAACCTTAGTTGATGGTTTTCATATCAAATATGACGATGATGCCAACAATACCGGTGCGGATATTGACATCAATATCGAAGTTCCTGCAGTAAACATGATAAATTATGACCCGGATACTCATGTGTTTTTTGTTGACGGAGCCGGCAACTCGATTTACCTTGATTTTACAAATCCTGATGCCACCTTAACTTATGTGAATGATACCATTCTTTCTGTTAATCAAGACTTTACAGTAGAAGTGAAGGATACTACCTGGGTACCTCAATGGGGAATAGATGGTTTATCTGCCAGTGAAACTCCTGAATTTCTTTCGGCAATAGTAAAAATTTCAGACCCCAATACATTTTTTAACGGGTTCAGGTTCAGATTTAGGAACAGAGCAACTGTTTCCGGAAACAACGACCATTGGAATATTGATTATGTACAGGCAAGCACAGAACTGCCTTCTATCTACCCTTTATTGCAAGATGTTGCTTTTGTTGATCCGGCTCCTCCAATGTTAAAAAATTATTCTGCAATGCCATGGTCTCATTTTTACCCTTTTATTGATAAAGAACTTGCACCTTCCATTGATGTGCCAATAAAAGTCAGAAACAACGACCTCGGTTTTGCCAATCGTACCTTAACTCATACCATCAATGACGTTTGCAGCGAAACTGAATTATATCTCTATAATGCAGGTACAGCAGATGTGTTGGGTTCTATAGAAAATATAGTTACAACTTCAGCAGTATTTATTAAAGACGATATTGCAGCAGCTTTAAACAGCAATTCTGCTCTTTTTGAAGGAAAAGACACCATTATTTTTGAAAATATCTGGAGATTAAATGTATCTGTCGGAAGTACGGAATTAAATTACAATAATGATACGATTTACCAGTACCAACAATTTGCCAATTACTTTGCTTATGATGACGGTACGGCAGAACGGGCTTATGGTTTGTATGGAACGGGAGCACAGTTAGCCTGTCAGTATGTTCTTAATCATCCCGATACCCTTCGTGCTTTGCAAATTAACTTTGTAAACATGAATTCCAATGTTTCCAATCACGAGTTTACCATCAGAGTTTGGAGACGTATTAATGTTGACATTGAAACAGGGTTACCACTCGCAGTTCCTGTTTTGGATGAATTGATTTATGAAGGGGAGACCATTAATATGCCTCGTTATCTGAACCAAATAAACGGATTTTGGACTTACCTTTTAGATGAACCATTGCCGGTTCCCTACGATACACTTTATATCGGAATTGAACAAAGGTTTGAAAACCTGTTAAATATTGGATTAGACAGAAACAATGACGCTTCAGGTAAACTTTTTTACAATACCGGCGGACAGTGGTTAGGTTCAATATATGATGGTGCTTTGATGATGCGGCCGGTGGTCGGATCAGCGTTGCCTGATGGAAACCTGAATGTTGGAATTGACAATCCACAACTTCCCCTATCTCCCTTTGATATCAGCCTGTATCCTAATCCGGCTAACGAGTTGCTTTATATACGGCTACCTTCAAGTTTAGAGGTTTTTAATTGGTTGGATGTTCAGGTATTTGACCTGATGGGCAGATTGGTAATGTCCGATAAATTACAAAACAATCAGATTTCGGTCAATCATTTACCCTCCGGTATGTATGTCTTACGGCTTTTAAACTGGGATATGGAAATGGTAGGCACCTCAAAATTCTTCAAACAATAA